From a region of the Helianthus annuus cultivar XRQ/B chromosome 5, HanXRQr2.0-SUNRISE, whole genome shotgun sequence genome:
- the LOC110940462 gene encoding protein BOLA4, chloroplastic/mitochondrial, protein MMLLSRPALCAYATRLFFFRCHHYQSQPQPRARLILPVTQFGGVVKPLIHTVGSRSISAGVTNDRPIDSPLMQSMETKIKDQLNAELVTVKDAYGDGRHVSIDVVSSDFEGKSAVNRQRMVYKAIWEELQSVVHAVDQMTTRTPEEAAAAGKD, encoded by the exons ATGATGCTCCTGAGCCGCCCGGCGCTGTGTGCCTACGCTACCCGTCTCTTCTTCTTCAGGTGTCACCATTATCAATCTCAACCTCAACCTCGTGCTCGGCTGATTTTACCAGTGACACAATTTGGGGGGGTTGTCAAGCCCCTGATTCACACCGTCGGTAGTCGGAGCATCAGTGCTGGAGTTACCAACGATAGACCCATCGATTCACCTTTGATGCAATCCATGGAGACCAAG ATTAAGGATCAACTGAATGCAGAATTAGTAACTGTCAAGGATGCTTATGGTGATGGCCGGCATGTTAG CATTGATGTTGTGTCTTCAGATTTTGAGGGGAAATCTGCTGTGAACAGACAGAGGATGGTGTACAAAGCCATATGGGAGGAACTGCAAAGTGTTGTTCATGCGGTTGACCAAATGACAACCAGGACTCCCGAGGAAGCAGCAGCAGCAGGGAAGGACTAG